GTTACAAAATTGTAATAAGTGGTAACAAAACTATTACAAtatgtaaacaacatttacaaattaattcataacaaaaaaaaattgatttttgtaacaaaagtttacagaactaatttacaaataaaaaagtatttttgtaactaatatttacataaataatttataaatttactTAACACAATTATAATAAAAAGTTACCAAACTAGTTTTACAATTGCAATAGTTATTTATCCTTCCAATAGTATTCCTAACACAATGTTACTAATTTGTAACAGcttattattatttcaataattatttGTCTTTTAGTATTATTTAAAGAGTTTAATTTTAATCTCCTAATATATATGATTTGGTATGTTGTATGCataattatatggatatatgtctTAAAATATCCTATATCAAAAGTTAAATATATTTGACATGCACttaatatttcaatttttttgagAAATACGGGGATATGtgtaatttttcttaattagcaTCTCCAATGGAGTGCTAAAAACTGGTTGAATGCTATATTTAACATATTTTACAAAAAGTACAACTTTAATGGTATTCCAAAAAATGTGTCAAATTTGGACGAAGGAGGAAGACGAACCGAGTTGTAGACGTTGACGGCGATCACTATGGCGAAACATAGGGGACCTAACGACCCACCACCAGCGTGCGGTAAGTTTGCTAGAACCCATTTCAAATATTTTGTCTGTGTTTTGGGGTTCTAAAtgagttaattttttttacattttttatatCAATTTTGTTGGAGTAAAGTGGTTGGTGGAGATGCTTTAAAGCATATTTAAGAATAGAAAGCGGGGTCCATACATATGGATTTTTGTGGGAATCTCTATGTGACAATTTTGGGGTTTTGACATTTTTTGTGGAGTAAAATAGTGCATCTAGTTCtttgttgactattttatccATTATTACTACTTTTGACTTGGTTTGCTTCCCCTGTGTATTGCTGCTTTGGTGCATATTGTACTTTAATTTACACAAGTGAAAATTATGGGAAGTTTACAGTCAAATTGCATCATAGGGGGCATTGGTTAACGTCTTTTGGTAATAAAAGATATGAGAAAGGGAAAATAGACTACTTTGACAATGTTTCGAAGAGAAAATTCAGTAGACTTGTGTTAGAGGATATTGCTAGCAAATTAGGCTACTCTATGCCTTTCGGGTTTCTATATAAGCCACATGGGAAGCATCTTAATGCTGAGAAGATAGTTTTTGGGCCTGAGGAAGCTTCAGAAATACTTAATGAAATGGATGTCAAGAGAATATCAGAGGTTGAAGTGTATTTGGTCCTACCTGAGGCTACATTTGGTTTGGAATGGAAGGAATACCCCACTGCAATACCCCATATACCTGACCCTCCCCCTAAAATATTAAGGAGATGTGTGATTGAGGAGTTACCACCCGATACTGATGTGGTGCCTAATGTGGTGGGTATACCTGTGGTGGAACTGTCATCAGATAGTGAGAAAACTGAgtatggtgatgatgatgatgaggcaGAACAAGGGAATGAGAATGAGGATGATTATGAGGATGCAAGTGATGAAGGTAATGAGGAAGATTTTTATGTCCATTTTGCTTCGAATAGTGAGGAAGAAACTGTTGAAATGGATGTCGGGGATGATGCACCCATACCTCAAGCTGACACAAAAAATGAGGAGGTCTTGCCAGATGAAGTGAATGATGCAATACATGAGATGCCTGAAAGTTCTAATCAAAGGTAGTCAAGAGGGTGTCTGCAAGAGCAAGACTTTGAGTTAAACGATGAGGAGTATGAGCAAGAGGTTGAGGCAGAAAAAGAGATGGGTAGGACATCTGATCAAACTAAATGGTGGGGCAGTGTGACAAATTTGTGCAGCCAAGGTGTTCAGGGAGATGAGTCAGATGGGGTGGACACTGAAGATGACTTGCAAAGTCTTGGAAGTGATGGTGAAGAGGCTGGGCCTAGGAAGTCAAAAAAAGATTACAACCCTAGGTCCAACTTTAAGGATTTCAAATTTCTATTGGGAATGGAATTTGGGACTGCAAAACTACTGAGGGCTGCTATTAAAGAGTACTTTATTGAAAGTAATAGGGAGTTTAAATATGTAAGCAATGACATGAGAAGAATTAGGGTCAAATGCAAAGCTAAACAATATCCTTGGTTGTTGTATGCAAGTGTTTCAAGAGCTGACAACACTACTTTCAAAGTGCAGACTTTAGTAGATAACCACAACTATGGTTTAGTCCTTAATAATAGTCATGCCGATGCTCCTGGGATGTCTAAGTATTTTTTTAGAGCAATTCAGAATCAATCCAGATATGAAGTATAAGAATTTTAGAGAGATGACAACTAAAACCAAGTACTCACATGTTTCCAATTGGATATTCTACAGGGCAAAGGCCAGAGCAAAAATATTGCTTGAAGGCAGTGTCTCTGAGCAGTATGTTATCTTGGAAGACTACTGCAAAATGATCTTGGCTACAAACCCAAGTATCACTGCCATCATCAAATCAAATATGGTAGAAGGAAAAATGATATTTGAAAGGGTATACATCTGCTTAAAAGCTTGTAAGGAAGGTTTCAGACCTGGTTGCAGACCACTCATTGGTCTTGATGGGTGCTTCCTCAAAGGGTATTGTAAAGGATTGCTTTTGGCTGCAGTAGGAATAGAAGCAACAAACTCAATGTATCCTATTGCTTATGCAGTTTGTGAGAAAGAAAACACTAACACTTGGTCTTGGTTTTTAAAATTGTTGAAGGAAGATCTAGATATTGACAGGCCTTCTCAGTTTGTTATGATGAACGATAGGCAGAAAGGGTTGGAGAATGCTATTGCTTCTATTTTTGAGGGTGCAGAGGTGAGAAATTGTGTTAGGCACTTGCATTCCAACTTCAAGAAAGACCACCCAGGTTTGTTATTGAAACAACAACTATGGGCAGCAGCAAAGACAACCACTATTCCAAAGTTTCAAAAGAGGATGAGAGAGTTAAGGGAAACTAGTGAAAATGCTTACAACTGGTTGGCACTAAAGACTCCATCCGAGTGGTCTAGGtcacattttaatgaaatggtgaAATATGATATGTTGTTAAACAACCTGTGCGAATCTTTTAATGTTGCAATAGTTGATGCTAGAGACAAGTCGATAATTACTTTGCTGGAAAATATTCGTTATTGGCTAATGAGTCAGTTTTTCAATAAGAGGGAAAGTTTGAAGAAGTGGATACATCCTGTGGGGAAAAGAATATTGCAAGTTGTGGAGAGGAACAAGAATATTGCCAAGAATTGTCTGACTACTAGGGCTGCAACTTATCAATTTCAAGTTAATTGCCCAAACAATGAGTCATTTGATGTTGATTTGCAAAAAAGGACTTGCAGTTGCCGAAGATTTCAACTCACTGGTATCCCATGTGGTCACGCATTGGCTGCCATATGGACAAGTGGGGCAGAGATAATGGACTATATCCATGAATGTTATAAGAAAGAGACATTTCTGAAAGCTTATGCAGGAATCATATACCCTATGCCAAGCCCAAAGCAGTGGCCAGAGACTGGTTTGAACCCTATATACCCACCTTTTGAAACTAATCTGCCAGGGAGACCAAAAAAGGCCAGAAGAAGAGAGTCTGATGAACTACCCCCAAGTTCAACAAAAACTCGAAGGTTTGGTCAAATCCACTTGTGCAAAAAGTACAAATAGTCAGGCCACACAAGCAAAACATGCCCCAACCCAACAAATGCTCAGGTAATGCATTATTATAACAAATGGTCATGTCTTTTGATAAAATATTACACCAGATTAACTTCATGAATTTTTCATTTATTAGGTTCATGCTCAAAAGAAAAGGGGTAGGCTACCGGCTGCAAATCCCACTGAagcaacaaagaaaagaaaagaacgacTGACAAAGCAAAAACAAAGCTTTTCTCAGCAAGGGGGTCCCAGAACTCGAGCCAGACAACATGACATTTCTCAGCAAGGTGGTCCTTTGACTAGGTCCACACAACATTCCTAAACAACCTGCTAGAATAATGTTCACACTTTTGACAAAGCTTTTGAACATAGGGAATGAACTAATTTATGTCTAGTTAAGGACTTTTCATGTTTTTGTGAATACTTGACTTCACTAGGTCTTATTTTTTTGATAGCTATGGGCAACATGGCATTTACACGATGTAAACCAAATAGGCATTAGATCTTAGTTTGTTTGCTAGTTATGGCCAACATGACCTTTAAACTTGATGTCAATACTATCTGGTTCAGGTTCTTACTTTGGTATTACATCTTAATGAAATACACTTGTTTATTCTTTTACTTTAGGAATTGCACAATACAAATATAAAGCTTAAAACCACCAGATTAAACATAAATCATCAAattcaatttaaataaatatcactTACAAAAGGGTCAAGCAAATTGGATCATAATTGACAATAAAACATTACAATGATATCACATAACTTAAAACCATTTGTTGATACATATTAAAACTACTACAATGGCTACAACCcataatattttattactttttaccACCCTAACTTCATCTTCATGTTGTACTCCATCCTTTCAATCAGCATCAGATACAAAAATCATATCCTCTCCCATAGAAAGATCACTCAAAGCTTGATGTGTGCTTCAATCGGCATGTGTGTTTCTAGAAACAAGTTCATCCTCCAACTGTTTAATTTTTCTCAACAACCCAGgtatgtgataactctacaaaatagagttattttaccatattttatatgctaattgttgcttagttcttgagtttttaattaacttattaagtttttatgtaatttttaatttattagtcttattgtagttttctagatttttttatatgttttttatagatattttattataatatgttgtagtttaattatttgaaatttgtgttgttagattataagttaaaaaatg
The genomic region above belongs to Humulus lupulus chromosome 1, drHumLupu1.1, whole genome shotgun sequence and contains:
- the LOC133834685 gene encoding uncharacterized protein LOC133834685 — protein: MTTKTKYSHVSNWIFYRAKARAKILLEGSVSEQYVILEDYCKMILATNPSITAIIKSNMVEGKMIFERVYICLKACKEGFRPGCRPLIGLDGCFLKGYCKGLLLAAVGIEATNSMYPIAYAVCEKENTNTWSWFLKLLKEDLDIDRPSQFVMMNDRQKGLENAIASIFEGAEVRNCVRHLHSNFKKDHPGLLLKQQLWAAAKTTTIPKFQKRMRELRETSENAYNWLALKTPSEWSRSHFNEMVKYDMLLNNLCESFNVAIVDARDKSIITLLENIRYWLMSQFFNKRESLKKWIHPVGKRILQVVERNKNIAKNCLTTRAATYQFQVNCPNNESFDVDLQKRTCSCRRFQLTGIPCGHALAAIWTSGAEIMDYIHECYKKETFLKAYAGIIYPMPSPKQWPETGLNPIYPPFETNLPGRPKKARRRESDELPPSSTKTRRFGQIHLCKKYK